A stretch of Apostichopus japonicus isolate 1M-3 chromosome 9, ASM3797524v1, whole genome shotgun sequence DNA encodes these proteins:
- the LOC139973818 gene encoding transmembrane protein 14C-like: protein MTDIVAYGYAAVVALGGIIGFMKAGSVMSLTAGLLFGGAAAFGAMQTSKNPSNYLIILGTSLLLSCVMGYRFSNSGKFMPAGLVASLSLMMVVRYGYRMYSS, encoded by the exons GCAGTAGTGGCCTTGGGTGGAATCATTGGCTTTATGAAAGCAG GGAGTGTGATGTCACTTACAGCGGGCTTGTTGTTCGGTGGTGCAGCAGCCTTCGGAGCAATGCAAACCTCCAAAAATCCATCAAACTACCTAATCATTCTTG GAACTTCACTTCTGCTCTCTTGTGTAATGGGCTATAGATTTTCCAACAGTGGCAAGTTTATGCCGGCTGGACTGGTTGCTTCATTGAG CTTAATGATGGTTGTGAGGTACGGTTACAGGATGTATTCCAGTTAG
- the LOC139973816 gene encoding non-structural maintenance of chromosomes element 1 homolog, protein MYTDAHRLVVQTFLARGVMNTKDVADVIQKACERCGVTNSGQNVDNFIHQINTKLRINTMEIKKKREEETGEEVYALVQTAETEVGKLATDYHPKELELFKEIVGKIVTSEEGEASSTECLNLADSLDRRISKDDAQTAIKKFVEERWLYMDEEGQISLAARGILELEMFMKESYSDFISICYLCQDLVVKGQLCDACGKVKLHYFCAQRLFQTRPNPKCPSCEKAWRHQIPRLNGDVNDNRQNEGRDTRDTQVDPTQPSTSGRRKRVAPR, encoded by the exons ATGTATACCGATGCTCACAGGCTGGTCGTCCAGACATTCCTGGCACGGGGTGTGATGAACACGAAAGATGTCGCGGATGTGATACAAAAAGCTTGTGAACGCTGTGGCG TAACCAATTCTGGacaaaatgttgacaatttcaTCCACCAAATCAACACGAAGCTACGCATAAATACCatggaaataaagaaaaagagagaggaGGAGACTGGAGAAGAAGTGTATGCTTTG GTGCAAACAGCAGAAACTGAAGTTGGCAAATTGGCAACAGACTATCACCCAAAAGAGTTGGAACTCTTCAAGGAAATA GTCGGAAAGATAGTTACATCTGAAGAGGGGGAAGCTTCCTCCACAGAATGTCTAAATTTAGCCGATAGTTTGGATAGGAGGATATCAAAAGACGATGCCCAAACTGCTATTAAGAAGTTTGTGGAAGAGAGATGGCTGTACATGGAT GAAGAAGGTCAGATATCATTGGCGGCCAGAGGAATATTGGAGTTGGAGATGTTCATGAAGGAATCCTACAGCGATTTCATCAGCATCTGTTACTTGTGCCAAGACCTCGTTGTTAAG GGCCAGTTGTGTGATGCATGTGGGAAGGTTAAATTACATTACTTCTGTGCTCAGCGACTGTTCCAAACCAGGCCGAATCCGAAATGTCCGTCCTGTGAGAAGGCCTGGAGACATCAGATTCCAAGACTGAATGGAG ACGTGAACGACAACCGGCAAAACGAAGGCAGGGATACGAGAGACACGCAAGTAGATCCAACGCAACCGTCAACTTCTGGCAGAAGAAAACGAGTAGCCCCGCGGTAG
- the LOC139973821 gene encoding uncharacterized protein isoform X1 has product MVHIFPLCRVYSLLLIAVVAKTLVQPSVCMGLCEFEGLVERGRELQLPKSTEITETTGTTETTETTKTTETTETTETTETTESAETKETTETTETTETTETTETTETTETTETTESEETKETTETTETTETTETTETTETTESAETKETTETTGTTETTETTKTTETTETTGTTESAETKETTETTETTETTETTETTETTETTETTESAETTESAETKETTGTKETTETKETTETTGTTASTATPETTETTETTETTETTETTKTTETTEVQRETASPLCPENMVLANCTCQWFCSDPYECHHNCSMSESCTCPDGVFIQGENCVPIEECNCYVPQLGVVINSSQDYILLDSCTWRCVCRNDNLHCDPHQCSGNGECVELDQGGQCHCKYGFLGDGQTCTLPRDCHELYTSGYLANDIYTILPLQWTWQPFPVYCNMSEDGGWTVIQRRVDGSVDFYADWYTYKYGFGFLSNEFWIGNEKLYFLTNQADYQLRIDLVNSLGSPYYANFDLFRISGEDDLYRLVELGEYSGDADLTNTGSAMHYHLGMPFTTYDRDNDWDWNFNCARLKLGAWWYKECYESNLNGRYYTPYPGEGITWYNLPGGRYHIKFSEMKIRHI; this is encoded by the exons ATGGTTCACATTTTCCCTCTTTGTCGAGTATATTCTCTCCTTTTAATTGCTGTCGTTGCGAAGACACTGGTCCAACCAAGTGTTTGCATGG GTCTTTGTGAGTTCGAGGGTCTGgtagagagaggaagagaaCTACAACTACCAAAATCCACGGAGATCACAGAGACCACGGGGACCACTGAAACTACGGAGACCACGAAAACTACGGAGACCACGGAAACCACGGAGACCACGGAAACCACGGAATCCGCGGAAACCAAGGAGACCACGGAAACTACGGAGACCACGGAAACTACGGAGACCACGGAAACCACGGAGACCACGGAAACCACTGAAACCACGGAATCCGAGGAAACCAAGGAGACCACGGAAACTACGGAGACCACGGAAACCACGGAGACCACGGAAACCACTGAAACCACGGAATCCGCGGAAACCAAGGAGACCACGGAAACTACGGGGACCACGGAAACTACGGAGACCACGAAAACTACGGAGACCACGGAAACCACGGGTACCACGGAATCCGCGGAAACCAAGGAGACCACGGAAACTACGGAGACCACGGAAACTACGGAGACCACGGAAACCACGGAGACCACGGAAACCACGGAAACCACGGAATCCGCGGAAACCACGGAATCCGCGGAAACCAAGGAGACCACGGGAACCAAGGAGACCACGGAAACCAAGGAGACCACGGAAACCACGGGTACCACGGCGTCCACGGCAACCCCGGAGACCACGGAAACCACTGAAACCACGGAAACCACGGAGACCACAGAGACTACTAAAACTACGGAGACCACTGAAGTTCAAAGAGAAACAG CTTCACCGCTGTGCCCAGAAAACATGGTTTTGGCCAATTGTACGTGTCAGTGGTTTTGCAGTGATCCGTATGAATGTCATCACAACTGTTCAATGTCAGAGTCCTGTACTTGTCCAGATGGAGTCTTCATCCAAGGAGAAAACTGCGTGCCAATAGAGGAATGTAATTGTTATGTGCCACAACTTGGGGTGGTCATTAACTCG AGTCAAGATTATATCCTGCTCGACAGCTGTACATGGCGATGTGTCTGTCGGAACGATAATTTACATTGTGATCCACATCAATGCAGTGGGAATGGGGAGTGTGTAGAGTTGGATCAAGGCGGGCAATGTCATTGTAAGTATGGATTCCTTGGCGACGGACAAACATGCACATTACCAAGAGATTGTCATGAGCTGTATACATCCGGGTACCTGGCTAACGACATATACACGATACTTCCATTACAATGGACATGGCAGCCGTTTCCTGTTTATTGTAACATGAGTGAAGACGGCGGCTGGACG GTTATTCAACGTAGAGTGGATGGGTCTGTAGATTTCTATGCTGATTGGTATACGTACAAGTATGGTTTTGGTTTCTTGTCTAACGAATTCTGGATCGGAAATGAGAAATTATACTTCCTGACGAATCAAGCTGATTACCAACTCCGTATTGATTTGGTGAATTCATTGGGGTCACCATATTACGCTAATTTCGACTTATTTCGAATAAGTGGCGAAGACGACCTCTATCGACTTGTCGAGTTGGGAGAATACAGTGGAGATGCAG ATCTTACAAATACTGGTTCTGCGATGCACTACCATCTAGGAATGCCTTTCACAACATATGACCGAGACAACGACTGGGATTGGAACTTCAACTGTGCTCGGTTAAAGCTAGGTGCCTGGTGGTACAAGGAATGTTACGAGTCTAACCTGAATGGTAGATACTACACACCATATCCAGGAGAAGGGATCACGTGGTACAATCTTCCTGGTGGACGTTATCACATTAAGTTCTCTGAGATGAAGATACGTCACATTTAA
- the LOC139973821 gene encoding uncharacterized protein isoform X2, translating to MTIGLCEFEGLVERGRELQLPKSTEITETTGTTETTETTKTTETTETTETTETTESAETKETTETTETTETTETTETTETTETTETTESEETKETTETTETTETTETTETTETTESAETKETTETTGTTETTETTKTTETTETTGTTESAETKETTETTETTETTETTETTETTETTETTESAETTESAETKETTGTKETTETKETTETTGTTASTATPETTETTETTETTETTETTKTTETTEVQRETASPLCPENMVLANCTCQWFCSDPYECHHNCSMSESCTCPDGVFIQGENCVPIEECNCYVPQLGVVINSSQDYILLDSCTWRCVCRNDNLHCDPHQCSGNGECVELDQGGQCHCKYGFLGDGQTCTLPRDCHELYTSGYLANDIYTILPLQWTWQPFPVYCNMSEDGGWTVIQRRVDGSVDFYADWYTYKYGFGFLSNEFWIGNEKLYFLTNQADYQLRIDLVNSLGSPYYANFDLFRISGEDDLYRLVELGEYSGDADLTNTGSAMHYHLGMPFTTYDRDNDWDWNFNCARLKLGAWWYKECYESNLNGRYYTPYPGEGITWYNLPGGRYHIKFSEMKIRHI from the exons atgacaaTTG GTCTTTGTGAGTTCGAGGGTCTGgtagagagaggaagagaaCTACAACTACCAAAATCCACGGAGATCACAGAGACCACGGGGACCACTGAAACTACGGAGACCACGAAAACTACGGAGACCACGGAAACCACGGAGACCACGGAAACCACGGAATCCGCGGAAACCAAGGAGACCACGGAAACTACGGAGACCACGGAAACTACGGAGACCACGGAAACCACGGAGACCACGGAAACCACTGAAACCACGGAATCCGAGGAAACCAAGGAGACCACGGAAACTACGGAGACCACGGAAACCACGGAGACCACGGAAACCACTGAAACCACGGAATCCGCGGAAACCAAGGAGACCACGGAAACTACGGGGACCACGGAAACTACGGAGACCACGAAAACTACGGAGACCACGGAAACCACGGGTACCACGGAATCCGCGGAAACCAAGGAGACCACGGAAACTACGGAGACCACGGAAACTACGGAGACCACGGAAACCACGGAGACCACGGAAACCACGGAAACCACGGAATCCGCGGAAACCACGGAATCCGCGGAAACCAAGGAGACCACGGGAACCAAGGAGACCACGGAAACCAAGGAGACCACGGAAACCACGGGTACCACGGCGTCCACGGCAACCCCGGAGACCACGGAAACCACTGAAACCACGGAAACCACGGAGACCACAGAGACTACTAAAACTACGGAGACCACTGAAGTTCAAAGAGAAACAG CTTCACCGCTGTGCCCAGAAAACATGGTTTTGGCCAATTGTACGTGTCAGTGGTTTTGCAGTGATCCGTATGAATGTCATCACAACTGTTCAATGTCAGAGTCCTGTACTTGTCCAGATGGAGTCTTCATCCAAGGAGAAAACTGCGTGCCAATAGAGGAATGTAATTGTTATGTGCCACAACTTGGGGTGGTCATTAACTCG AGTCAAGATTATATCCTGCTCGACAGCTGTACATGGCGATGTGTCTGTCGGAACGATAATTTACATTGTGATCCACATCAATGCAGTGGGAATGGGGAGTGTGTAGAGTTGGATCAAGGCGGGCAATGTCATTGTAAGTATGGATTCCTTGGCGACGGACAAACATGCACATTACCAAGAGATTGTCATGAGCTGTATACATCCGGGTACCTGGCTAACGACATATACACGATACTTCCATTACAATGGACATGGCAGCCGTTTCCTGTTTATTGTAACATGAGTGAAGACGGCGGCTGGACG GTTATTCAACGTAGAGTGGATGGGTCTGTAGATTTCTATGCTGATTGGTATACGTACAAGTATGGTTTTGGTTTCTTGTCTAACGAATTCTGGATCGGAAATGAGAAATTATACTTCCTGACGAATCAAGCTGATTACCAACTCCGTATTGATTTGGTGAATTCATTGGGGTCACCATATTACGCTAATTTCGACTTATTTCGAATAAGTGGCGAAGACGACCTCTATCGACTTGTCGAGTTGGGAGAATACAGTGGAGATGCAG ATCTTACAAATACTGGTTCTGCGATGCACTACCATCTAGGAATGCCTTTCACAACATATGACCGAGACAACGACTGGGATTGGAACTTCAACTGTGCTCGGTTAAAGCTAGGTGCCTGGTGGTACAAGGAATGTTACGAGTCTAACCTGAATGGTAGATACTACACACCATATCCAGGAGAAGGGATCACGTGGTACAATCTTCCTGGTGGACGTTATCACATTAAGTTCTCTGAGATGAAGATACGTCACATTTAA